DNA sequence from the Lagenorhynchus albirostris chromosome 5, mLagAlb1.1, whole genome shotgun sequence genome:
CATGGACATATCAACTGCctaataaagcaaaaacaaaggcaTTTCCCTTATTAGAAACAAGACACACCATCACTTAAAATCTTCAAACATTATTGCACTTTAACTTTCAGAATTTGACAATGCATTCAATGAAGCAATCTGCAGACAACTAGTTTTAACAGACagattaaaaaacacttttaagcAGACGTGGATGTCCTAAACTGTTTATTAGGTAAGAATTTTACAAACATTACTTATATTAGCGGTAGCGGTGGAGCTGGAGAGTATTGCGCCTTCTCCAGGCTGCGCGGCGAGAGCCACCGATCGTGTGGTGGAACTTGTGGCCCTTGCCGAGGCCGCGGCTCTTCCTGCCTGCAGACGTCAGCCCCCGCATCTCCCTGTGCTTGTGGACTGGTTTGGTGATCCACTGGGTGTCAGGGTTTCTTCTGATAGCTTTATGGAAGGGATCAATGAGGATAACCTCAAAAAATTTGTACGTAGAATCTTCACCCACCCAGTAAGAATTCAGGACCCTCAGGGCCCCACAGTGGCGTCCAGCTCTCTCCTAGAACAGGAAACAAAGGTCCAAGGTCAGCATCCCACACATCCTAGTGGCCAATAAGGCAGCAAGAATTCTCCCCAGAGGCAGGGACCATTATGATAAGGTAGATGTACATACTACACAACACACATAAATATCCTTAGACTGATTTGCTCCCCAGAGGCTGGGACCCTAAGTACGATAAGGTAGAGACTTACGATAAAACAAAGCACACAGACATGCTTAGATCTGAAACCCTTCTCTCTTACTTCCTCCTTCCCAAGTAAAACACGAATGCTAGTATCTGGCTAACCAAATCTAGTACTCTGGAACCATGCATTTTTCTAGCACAATAGAAGGGTCAGCAAACTCTTACAGAAAACTGTGAAGGCCACGAGTCTCTTTCGAATGgtcttctttgccttttctttgaAACACAAAACCTTTTTAGTTCGTGGAGGGCAACAGGCCCTTGCTGCCAACCTCTACAACAGAGCACAGCTGAACTGACTGGCCAAGAAAGACAGCTTCCTACCGAGCACAGGAAATCAGTGGTGCGAACACACACAGCTTCTCTAACGCCTAGGGAGACGCGCTCTTCAAGACAACGTTCGCTGCCCTTTAAAAGCGCAGGCTCCACGGATGCACGCTGATCATAAAGCACTTTCCTCTACGTCAGCAAAGGCAGGTTCCCAACAAAAAACTGACAAAGTCCGCTACCAACTCCTCGCTGGGATTagtcaaaaacacacaaaaaatcaccCAACCCCATTTTAAACGCAACAGGGCTCGCCTGGGTCCAAACGAACCACGAGGAAAGGTGCCCAAATCCTCCTCCGGGAGGCGGCCAACGCAAGCGCGACTCGAAACCCACTTACCTCGGCAACAGACTGAAGGCTCCGGGCAAACTTGAGCTGGTTGACGCCATGGTGGACGGGCTTGCCGTAGGTGGCGCCCTTCGGGACCGGGCGTTTGCGGCCACCGCGGCGCACGCGAACGCGATATATCACGTAACCTGTTTAGAGAAAAGGGCCACAGAAGGGCGCGCGGGACTCAGTGCCTTGTCTCTAACGCGCCGACACCGACCGTTATCTCAGGCCAGCAGCCGGGTTCTGCCGAGGCCCTGGGCGAGGGGGACGGCTCCCCGAAGACCGCTTCCCGGCTTTTCCCGGGGGACACCATCTCCTCCCGGCTTGCGCGCAGGGCCCGCTCACCTTGCTTGGCCTTGTAGCCCAGCCTGCGCGCCTTGTCGGGCCGGGTGGGGCGCGGGGCCCGGTGCAGCGCCGAGAGCTGGCGGTACTGCCAGCAGCGCACCCTGAGCAGGAAGCGCATCACGTCCGACTGCTTCTTCCTCCACAGCTCCTGGATGTACTTGTAAGCGCCCATCTCGGCTCACCTTTGACGTAAGCCAGGTATTAGAAACACAACACCCTTTTCACGTGTAACGACAAGCCCTCGTCCGCCCGCCCCAGTCCCTACCGACCACAAGGAAAGCCCCGATGAAGAAGAAACGGCTCTGCACGAACGCGGGGCGCAGCCGGCCCAGCTCGGCGCCCCGCACGCTGCTGCCGGACGAAGGAACCGAGCAGGCCCTGGGCGCCCGGGGGCGGGGGACCGAGGCGGGCGGCGCCCCAGGCCCGGCCTGCAGAGGCCTTGCCGGGACCCCCGAGGGGAAGGTGCCGCCGCCACCGCCAAGGGTTACTCCTCGAAGAAgagctctccctccccccagccccccggcTGCGCTTTCGGACGCCCCAGGCCCGACCGCCCATCCCTCAGCCCCCACGCCTCCCTCTCCTCCACGCTCTGGCCCCAGCTCGGATTCGCGCCGCCATCACAGCATTCCCCCCAGCCCGCTCGG
Encoded proteins:
- the RPL15 gene encoding large ribosomal subunit protein eL15, with protein sequence MGAYKYIQELWRKKQSDVMRFLLRVRCWQYRQLSALHRAPRPTRPDKARRLGYKAKQGYVIYRVRVRRGGRKRPVPKGATYGKPVHHGVNQLKFARSLQSVAEERAGRHCGALRVLNSYWVGEDSTYKFFEVILIDPFHKAIRRNPDTQWITKPVHKHREMRGLTSAGRKSRGLGKGHKFHHTIGGSRRAAWRRRNTLQLHRYR